From the Carassius gibelio isolate Cgi1373 ecotype wild population from Czech Republic chromosome B25, carGib1.2-hapl.c, whole genome shotgun sequence genome, one window contains:
- the LOC128013757 gene encoding RNA-binding Raly-like protein isoform X2, with protein sequence MILLRSQHRSLQSHLCCLSYLDESMTGVLPPSKQRSGMKRPRNEPYRVFDYQHVPTIPCDFASFRRMCSSPSSSSEALRQSREKPQSRHKSKSRGIQLKMEELVCIKKELTVIKSQIDELLDSLERMDPQSQELSGDGVTFSPLHGSVSSVDDLSGSPPPLRTERDTQSPQTADCRDEDRQHVNYYESDLLYM encoded by the exons ATGATCCTGTTGAGAAGTCAGCATCGCAGTCTTCAGT CGCACTTGTGCTGTCTTTCTTATTTAGACGAAAGCATGACGGGAGTTTTGCCACCCTCCAAACAGAGATCCGGTATGAAGCGACCTCGTAATGAGCCTTACAG GGTTTTCGACTATCAACATGTTCCGACCATCCCATGTGACTTTGCATCTTTTCGACGGATGTGTTCATCGCCCTCTTCATCTTCCGAAGCCCTGCGGCAAAGCAGAGAAAAACCTCAGAGCAGACACAAGTCCAAGAGCAGAGGGATCCAGC TGAAAATGGAGGAGCTGGTGTGCATTAAGAAAGAACTGACAGTGATTAAATCACAGATAGACGAGCTGCTAGACAGTCTAGAGCGGATGGACCCTCAAAGCCAAGAGCTGTCCG GAGATGGTGTGACGTTCTCTCCGCTCCATGGCTCTGTGAGCAGTGTGGATGATTTGTCTGGTAGCCCTCCTCCCCTGAGGACAGAAAGAGACACACAGAGCCCACAGACTGCAGACTGCAGGGATGAAGACAGAcagcat GTTAATTACTATGAATCAGATTTGCTCTACATGTAA
- the LOC128013757 gene encoding RNA-binding Raly-like protein isoform X3 — MILLRSQHRSLQYESMTGVLPPSKQRSGMKRPRNEPYRVFDYQHVPTIPCDFASFRRMCSSPSSSSEALRQSREKPQSRHKSKSRGIQLKMEELVCIKKELTVIKSQIDELLDSLERMDPQSQELSGDGVTFSPLHGSVSSVDDLSGSPPPLRTERDTQSPQTADCRDEDRQHVNYYESDLLYM, encoded by the exons ATGATCCTGTTGAGAAGTCAGCATCGCAGTCTTCAGT ACGAAAGCATGACGGGAGTTTTGCCACCCTCCAAACAGAGATCCGGTATGAAGCGACCTCGTAATGAGCCTTACAG GGTTTTCGACTATCAACATGTTCCGACCATCCCATGTGACTTTGCATCTTTTCGACGGATGTGTTCATCGCCCTCTTCATCTTCCGAAGCCCTGCGGCAAAGCAGAGAAAAACCTCAGAGCAGACACAAGTCCAAGAGCAGAGGGATCCAGC TGAAAATGGAGGAGCTGGTGTGCATTAAGAAAGAACTGACAGTGATTAAATCACAGATAGACGAGCTGCTAGACAGTCTAGAGCGGATGGACCCTCAAAGCCAAGAGCTGTCCG GAGATGGTGTGACGTTCTCTCCGCTCCATGGCTCTGTGAGCAGTGTGGATGATTTGTCTGGTAGCCCTCCTCCCCTGAGGACAGAAAGAGACACACAGAGCCCACAGACTGCAGACTGCAGGGATGAAGACAGAcagcat GTTAATTACTATGAATCAGATTTGCTCTACATGTAA
- the LOC128013757 gene encoding RNA-binding Raly-like protein isoform X1, whose protein sequence is MILLRSQHRSLQCKSHLCCLSYLDESMTGVLPPSKQRSGMKRPRNEPYRVFDYQHVPTIPCDFASFRRMCSSPSSSSEALRQSREKPQSRHKSKSRGIQLKMEELVCIKKELTVIKSQIDELLDSLERMDPQSQELSGDGVTFSPLHGSVSSVDDLSGSPPPLRTERDTQSPQTADCRDEDRQHVNYYESDLLYM, encoded by the exons ATGATCCTGTTGAGAAGTCAGCATCGCAGTCTTCAGTGTAAGT CGCACTTGTGCTGTCTTTCTTATTTAGACGAAAGCATGACGGGAGTTTTGCCACCCTCCAAACAGAGATCCGGTATGAAGCGACCTCGTAATGAGCCTTACAG GGTTTTCGACTATCAACATGTTCCGACCATCCCATGTGACTTTGCATCTTTTCGACGGATGTGTTCATCGCCCTCTTCATCTTCCGAAGCCCTGCGGCAAAGCAGAGAAAAACCTCAGAGCAGACACAAGTCCAAGAGCAGAGGGATCCAGC TGAAAATGGAGGAGCTGGTGTGCATTAAGAAAGAACTGACAGTGATTAAATCACAGATAGACGAGCTGCTAGACAGTCTAGAGCGGATGGACCCTCAAAGCCAAGAGCTGTCCG GAGATGGTGTGACGTTCTCTCCGCTCCATGGCTCTGTGAGCAGTGTGGATGATTTGTCTGGTAGCCCTCCTCCCCTGAGGACAGAAAGAGACACACAGAGCCCACAGACTGCAGACTGCAGGGATGAAGACAGAcagcat GTTAATTACTATGAATCAGATTTGCTCTACATGTAA